The following proteins come from a genomic window of Alicyclobacillus dauci:
- a CDS encoding DUF6094 domain-containing protein: MSRYESEAKLGYFATPDTMTDKIVKRLLFKGPARLWDPCCGEGVALRHVQDNVPETSRSYGFEIDKGRAQAAAMVLDEVVPSAFEHARIDPASMQLLWLNPPYDNRAGQGSDSTRLELWFLRNTSKYVVPNGVLVFIVPRYTLTKEMVNALENRYTNLAVYRFDDAEFQAYQQVVVFGTRREKGLDSHAAGAAPAEG; the protein is encoded by the coding sequence ATGAGTCGATATGAAAGTGAAGCGAAGCTGGGGTATTTCGCAACTCCAGATACAATGACTGACAAAATAGTAAAGAGACTTTTGTTCAAAGGTCCAGCTCGACTTTGGGATCCGTGTTGTGGCGAAGGTGTTGCACTCCGGCATGTTCAAGACAATGTACCTGAGACTTCACGTTCGTATGGGTTTGAGATCGACAAAGGACGAGCTCAAGCAGCGGCAATGGTCCTAGATGAAGTGGTCCCCTCGGCGTTTGAACATGCACGCATTGACCCCGCGAGTATGCAACTGTTATGGCTTAACCCGCCATATGACAATCGTGCGGGCCAAGGAAGCGACAGTACACGCCTTGAACTTTGGTTTCTTCGAAACACGTCCAAGTACGTCGTACCAAACGGTGTGTTAGTGTTCATTGTTCCGCGGTATACACTCACTAAAGAAATGGTGAACGCCCTGGAAAATCGGTACACAAACCTGGCCGTATACCGGTTCGACGACGCGGAATTTCAAGCCTACCAACAAGTCGTGGTATTCGGAACCCGTCGTGAAAAAGGATTAGACTCCCATGCCGCCGGGGCGGCACCAGCAGAAGGATGA
- a CDS encoding MFS transporter, protein MQPTTASNECIDVENHSGLFRPVRTSRNFTALWLGQTLSQFGDSVLWVTLPLAVLHTSGSTLQLGIIMGLFMIPQVVLLPFTGVLVDRISRTRVMMTTDVIRCILVTTLTVLYMTGWMDTRVLGGFVLVYGGMEALFNPAYSGARQQVFTPEIRSAAISLTQITMQTSRLLGPALGGMIVGFASPAAGFGLDALMLLASVISLTFLHIPVPRQKSTARQGMRDYANELLGGYQELKKHPWLWITILAFSFLSIASTGLTTILVPWVVKIHLHLSDYAYGLISSAAGIGAIVSAIIYGKRSTWRHRAYIAYGGLAVDALAMLGLALVHSTPMLMILMAIASAGGMLFGVVWEGSMQELIAPEAYGRAASLDYFGSWVLLPLGNVLTGWLATEIGGIHTVWVEATFMLFVTMVTMAVPAVRRFD, encoded by the coding sequence ATGCAACCGACAACAGCTTCCAACGAATGTATCGATGTGGAAAATCATTCAGGTCTATTCAGACCCGTTCGCACATCTCGAAACTTTACAGCCTTGTGGTTGGGGCAAACACTGTCCCAATTTGGCGACTCCGTACTATGGGTTACCTTGCCATTAGCGGTCCTTCACACGTCAGGGTCCACTTTGCAGCTTGGCATCATCATGGGCCTGTTTATGATCCCGCAAGTCGTCTTGTTGCCTTTTACCGGGGTTCTAGTGGACAGAATCTCACGAACCCGGGTCATGATGACCACAGACGTCATACGATGCATTCTCGTTACAACACTTACGGTATTGTACATGACAGGATGGATGGACACACGGGTCCTAGGAGGATTTGTACTCGTTTATGGTGGTATGGAAGCCTTATTCAACCCTGCGTACTCCGGTGCGCGCCAACAGGTCTTCACACCAGAGATCCGTAGCGCGGCCATATCGCTTACACAAATCACCATGCAAACATCGCGATTGCTCGGGCCAGCCTTAGGAGGGATGATCGTAGGCTTCGCTTCTCCGGCCGCGGGTTTTGGACTTGATGCATTGATGTTGTTGGCATCCGTCATCAGCCTGACGTTTCTGCACATTCCAGTACCAAGGCAAAAATCTACCGCTCGACAAGGAATGCGAGACTACGCCAACGAATTGCTCGGTGGCTATCAGGAGCTAAAGAAACATCCGTGGCTGTGGATTACCATTCTAGCCTTCTCCTTCCTCAGCATTGCAAGCACAGGCCTTACCACCATTCTTGTTCCGTGGGTAGTCAAAATCCATCTACACCTCTCTGACTACGCATATGGCCTCATCAGCAGTGCGGCAGGCATTGGTGCCATCGTTTCAGCTATCATCTACGGGAAGCGGAGTACGTGGAGACACCGAGCTTACATTGCGTACGGTGGATTAGCGGTAGATGCATTAGCTATGTTGGGACTAGCGCTCGTGCATAGCACCCCAATGCTTATGATCCTTATGGCCATCGCCAGTGCCGGGGGAATGCTGTTCGGCGTGGTTTGGGAAGGCAGTATGCAGGAATTGATTGCACCTGAGGCATACGGCCGTGCGGCCAGTCTAGATTATTTCGGTTCTTGGGTGTTATTACCCTTGGGAAACGTATTAACTGGTTGGTTAGCTACGGAAATAGGCGGTATTCATACAGTGTGGGTTGAGGCAACATTTATGCTGTTCGTAACGATGGTGACAATGGCCGTTCCAGCAGTACGCAGATTCGATTAG
- a CDS encoding NADPH-dependent FMN reductase codes for MNSPLIKILAISGSLRNRSSNSLLMRSMVEMAPRNANVTIYDELGLLPHFNPDLDGNDVPLEVNRWRNHLREADGVFICTPEYAKGVPGTLKNALDWVVSSGEFYNKPVAIVSASPHPSGGEIAHASLLGTLSMMNAIVAEDCSLKVPLITMKLSPDGSIIDEQTKFEAQKLMDSLIRVSSK; via the coding sequence GTGAACTCCCCGTTGATTAAGATACTAGCTATCTCAGGAAGTTTGAGAAACAGATCGTCAAACTCGCTACTTATGCGATCGATGGTTGAGATGGCTCCACGAAACGCTAATGTGACTATTTACGACGAGCTTGGTCTTTTGCCACATTTTAATCCTGACTTAGATGGCAATGACGTACCTCTAGAGGTGAACAGGTGGCGTAATCATTTAAGAGAAGCGGACGGAGTATTCATCTGTACACCAGAATACGCCAAAGGGGTTCCTGGTACGCTAAAAAACGCACTTGATTGGGTTGTATCCTCCGGCGAATTTTATAACAAACCTGTAGCGATTGTTAGTGCGTCGCCTCATCCTTCAGGTGGAGAAATAGCTCATGCCTCACTATTGGGAACACTCTCAATGATGAATGCAATCGTGGCGGAAGACTGTAGTCTAAAGGTTCCATTAATCACCATGAAATTGTCGCCTGACGGCTCCATCATTGATGAACAAACGAAATTTGAAGCCCAGAAGCTCATGGATTCGCTTATTCGAGTATCGAGTAAATAA
- a CDS encoding arylamine N-acetyltransferase family protein: MPNELTVKEPNIKRYLERIGITEAIVVDYISLRHIQERHMLSVPFENLNIIHGIPVELDLDSLYDKIVDKRRGGYCYELNGLLAWLLKRLGYRVSLLSGRVIRDDGSFGPEFDHMALLVHLDNDYIVDVGFGDSVRSPLPLSGEVVTDVSGSYRITHEIDSDVLFFQKKLNGEWVSEYRFTLTSRHIEDFRHMNIHQQTSPDSHFTKNLIVSKATPQGRISISGDSFIVTIGSDKERRPILSNDEQKALLKIHFGMDLACS, from the coding sequence TTGCCAAATGAGTTGACAGTTAAAGAGCCTAATATTAAGCGATATCTCGAACGTATTGGCATCACCGAAGCAATAGTAGTGGACTATATCTCTCTGCGACATATTCAAGAACGCCATATGTTATCCGTCCCATTTGAGAACCTAAATATCATCCACGGAATCCCAGTTGAATTGGACCTAGACTCATTATATGACAAGATTGTCGACAAAAGACGGGGAGGTTATTGTTACGAACTGAACGGACTGTTAGCGTGGCTTTTGAAGCGGCTTGGGTATCGTGTATCACTATTATCAGGACGGGTTATTCGGGACGATGGATCATTCGGACCCGAATTCGATCACATGGCTCTTTTGGTACATCTTGATAACGACTACATTGTGGATGTTGGATTTGGTGACTCTGTTCGTAGCCCCTTACCTTTATCAGGGGAAGTTGTTACTGATGTAAGTGGTTCGTATCGTATCACTCATGAAATTGATTCAGATGTTCTCTTCTTTCAGAAAAAACTGAACGGTGAGTGGGTTTCAGAATACCGATTCACGCTAACGTCTCGACACATCGAGGACTTTAGACACATGAACATACACCAGCAAACCTCACCTGACTCTCATTTTACGAAAAACCTCATTGTTTCCAAAGCAACTCCGCAGGGACGAATATCGATTTCTGGTGACTCATTTATCGTTACAATTGGATCTGATAAGGAACGGAGACCCATACTGTCAAATGATGAACAAAAGGCTTTGTTAAAGATCCATTTCGGAATGGACTTGGCATGTTCATAA
- a CDS encoding GNAT family N-acetyltransferase, producing MVLFSRIEFTEVNLDEKQTLAQWLSSDVWNNFTNPEISIEGAVRWIELGGLHGDNKKTFWIEIDSQKKVGLIQLYDFLDSTSMFDIRINTSHRGMRIGRKAVSWLTNFAFENYSGISRIEANTRQDNVAMRKVLKSCGYVKEAHYRAGWETGDSPSDWVDAVAYAILRYDWANHTTTPVHWDDETSLPYP from the coding sequence ATGGTATTGTTTAGCCGCATTGAATTTACTGAGGTTAATCTTGATGAGAAGCAGACGCTTGCTCAATGGCTGTCATCTGATGTGTGGAATAATTTTACTAATCCCGAGATATCCATTGAAGGAGCGGTTAGATGGATTGAGCTTGGTGGTCTTCATGGAGATAACAAGAAAACATTTTGGATTGAAATAGACTCCCAGAAAAAGGTGGGTCTCATCCAACTGTACGATTTCCTCGATTCCACCTCTATGTTTGATATCAGAATTAACACGAGCCATCGTGGCATGAGGATCGGACGGAAAGCAGTAAGTTGGCTAACCAACTTTGCGTTTGAAAACTACTCCGGAATTAGTCGTATTGAAGCAAATACACGCCAAGATAATGTTGCTATGCGGAAAGTATTAAAGTCATGTGGATACGTCAAGGAGGCTCATTATCGAGCTGGATGGGAAACAGGAGACAGTCCGTCGGATTGGGTGGATGCCGTAGCATACGCCATTCTTCGTTACGATTGGGCTAATCATACGACAACTCCCGTGCATTGGGATGATGAAACGTCGCTTCCGTATCCTTGA
- a CDS encoding multidrug effflux MFS transporter has product MKSNKHHLRFAFMLAMFSGLGPFTFDMYLPSFPQMMKFFGTTASTIQVSLTACLLGLALGQITMGALSDVHGRRKPLIIAMIIYCLSSIGCAFAPNIGIFIALRFIQGFAVSAGTISSAIARDTHNGTELTKFFSLISVMSSVAPLLAPLAGSAVISFTKWEGVFYLLGILGFILSITTIWRLKETLPAEKRIRSNFGQMFGNFKTLLGNRVFMGYVLAQGFMLGGVFAYVAGTPFVYQKIYGVSPQVFSMLFALNGIVLITASQVVRKLAGRIPEHRILHFGLGLSFIATITVLVVVLTHGPLFALVIPLVCYVASMGTIGPVSFTLAMESQGHVAGSASALLGVIPFLLGCVSSPLVGIAGEYSAVPLGIILLMASLLSIGCYTLLTVKRRMNVQTTESV; this is encoded by the coding sequence ATGAAATCAAACAAACATCACCTTAGATTCGCTTTCATGTTAGCTATGTTCTCTGGCTTGGGACCGTTTACCTTCGATATGTATCTCCCGTCGTTTCCGCAAATGATGAAATTCTTCGGAACGACTGCGTCGACGATCCAGGTCAGTTTGACGGCTTGTCTATTGGGATTAGCACTCGGACAAATCACCATGGGTGCACTAAGCGATGTCCACGGCAGACGAAAACCACTCATCATCGCCATGATTATTTACTGTCTATCGTCGATCGGTTGTGCCTTTGCACCGAATATCGGGATTTTTATCGCCTTGCGTTTTATACAAGGATTCGCGGTGTCGGCTGGAACGATTTCAAGTGCGATTGCTCGTGACACCCACAACGGTACGGAACTCACGAAGTTCTTTTCATTGATTAGCGTAATGAGCAGCGTCGCACCCTTGCTCGCACCCCTTGCGGGAAGTGCGGTCATCTCGTTCACGAAATGGGAAGGCGTGTTCTATTTATTAGGGATACTCGGATTCATCCTATCCATTACAACGATCTGGAGACTGAAAGAAACTTTGCCAGCAGAGAAACGGATTCGCAGCAATTTCGGGCAGATGTTCGGAAACTTTAAGACGCTCCTCGGAAATCGAGTATTTATGGGCTACGTATTGGCACAAGGGTTTATGCTTGGGGGCGTCTTCGCTTACGTCGCTGGTACACCGTTTGTGTATCAGAAAATTTACGGAGTTTCTCCGCAAGTGTTTTCTATGCTTTTCGCATTAAACGGAATCGTGTTAATCACTGCCTCACAAGTGGTCCGCAAATTAGCGGGGAGAATCCCTGAGCATCGCATTCTCCATTTCGGGTTAGGATTGTCGTTTATCGCAACGATCACCGTACTCGTTGTCGTTCTGACGCACGGACCACTGTTTGCACTCGTGATTCCGTTGGTTTGTTATGTCGCATCAATGGGAACCATCGGTCCAGTTTCGTTCACTTTAGCAATGGAATCCCAAGGACACGTCGCGGGTAGTGCCTCTGCATTGCTCGGCGTGATTCCATTTTTATTAGGTTGTGTCAGTTCTCCATTAGTGGGCATTGCAGGCGAGTACTCCGCTGTGCCACTAGGCATCATCCTTTTAATGGCGAGCCTACTTTCTATAGGTTGTTATACGCTTTTAACCGTAAAGAGAAGAATGAATGTCCAGACTACGGAATCGGTATAA
- the ybaK gene encoding Cys-tRNA(Pro) deacylase has translation MTTKTIACRILDTLKIQYKLHEYDWDEEELDAVTVAAKVGIPPSQIFKTLVLRGDKTGVFMACIPGDKELDLKVSASVSGNKKVEMVPVKELQTLTGYIRGGVSPLGVKKKYPIYIEKSIQNLDPVSISAGKRGVQIFLNGMDLVRACEANLDSISR, from the coding sequence GTGACCACGAAAACGATAGCGTGCCGCATTTTAGATACATTGAAGATTCAGTACAAGCTACATGAGTACGACTGGGATGAAGAAGAACTTGATGCGGTTACGGTTGCAGCGAAGGTGGGCATTCCACCTTCACAGATCTTTAAAACACTTGTCCTTCGCGGTGATAAAACGGGCGTTTTTATGGCATGTATCCCAGGAGATAAAGAGTTAGACCTAAAAGTGTCCGCGAGTGTTAGCGGAAACAAAAAAGTTGAGATGGTTCCAGTTAAAGAACTCCAAACTTTGACTGGATATATCCGAGGCGGGGTCTCCCCACTTGGCGTAAAGAAAAAGTATCCAATTTACATCGAGAAGTCCATTCAAAACTTAGACCCTGTAAGCATCAGTGCCGGCAAAAGAGGTGTTCAAATTTTCTTAAATGGTATGGACTTGGTACGTGCGTGTGAAGCAAATCTTGATTCTATTTCTCGATAA
- a CDS encoding cupin, whose product MSRIVVTDKPALIGCMHLESNGIIGFHQTITPQLLLVVNGEGWVRCDSEEKVYVTVGDAIFWQEGEWHETKTDTGLTAIVIESDIHAEKLLSRSMQRLGEVK is encoded by the coding sequence ATGTCACGGATTGTCGTCACGGATAAACCTGCACTTATAGGTTGCATGCATCTTGAATCCAACGGCATTATTGGCTTTCATCAAACCATTACTCCACAACTACTCCTCGTTGTAAATGGAGAGGGATGGGTTCGATGCGATTCCGAAGAAAAGGTTTATGTTACAGTCGGGGATGCGATATTTTGGCAAGAAGGTGAATGGCACGAAACGAAGACTGATACTGGATTGACCGCCATTGTTATTGAATCTGATATTCACGCGGAAAAATTATTAAGTCGTTCTATGCAAAGGTTAGGTGAAGTTAAGTGA
- a CDS encoding alpha/beta hydrolase family protein: MFNNYYPQTAVLTLNTSSSIPIQSIENHQKTDGTIISMNKPSESNTESSTYKSNSPYENTANIQAPILIEQGTNDQNVIWETVRDYANKLKSQHKTVQFNLIKGGNHGLTNYIRQVHGETLDWFNQYGFNGIF; encoded by the coding sequence TTGTTCAACAACTATTATCCACAAACAGCGGTTTTAACACTGAATACTTCGTCTTCTATTCCTATTCAGTCCATCGAAAATCACCAGAAAACAGACGGAACAATCATTTCTATGAATAAGCCTTCAGAAAGCAACACGGAGAGTAGCACATACAAATCTAACTCTCCATATGAAAATACGGCAAATATTCAAGCGCCGATATTAATCGAGCAAGGTACAAACGATCAAAATGTCATTTGGGAAACGGTTCGAGACTACGCAAATAAGCTGAAATCCCAACACAAAACGGTTCAATTCAACCTCATTAAAGGTGGTAACCATGGATTGACTAATTACATTAGACAGGTTCACGGTGAAACGCTAGATTGGTTCAACCAATACGGGTTCAACGGAATTTTTTAA
- a CDS encoding staygreen family protein, with product MAQRNPPKFRPDKLLTVFLEGVTPTDPVDGRHYTLTHSDRTGKLYLSVGMDYHQSQICGWYTKWKRDEFIGRWVTKSDRSEPTSKAEFHAFVHVSGGRIIGRAMNRNKAFMRELPRTLRAIRYGDAYLFKAHPDLDDALIVVHFESVHDKYNRTEEWGHFSEYVTPPPVVRRR from the coding sequence ATGGCACAGCGCAACCCTCCTAAATTTCGACCAGACAAATTACTGACTGTTTTTTTAGAAGGTGTGACTCCGACGGATCCTGTGGACGGACGGCATTACACGCTGACACATTCGGATCGGACGGGAAAGTTGTATTTGAGCGTGGGAATGGATTACCACCAATCGCAGATATGTGGATGGTACACGAAATGGAAGCGTGACGAGTTTATCGGTCGCTGGGTGACGAAGTCGGATAGGAGTGAGCCGACATCAAAAGCTGAGTTTCATGCCTTTGTCCATGTCAGTGGCGGACGGATCATCGGCCGGGCAATGAACCGAAATAAGGCGTTCATGAGAGAATTGCCCCGCACGCTCCGGGCCATTCGGTACGGCGATGCCTATCTCTTCAAAGCTCATCCAGACTTGGATGATGCCCTGATTGTCGTTCATTTTGAGTCCGTTCATGACAAGTACAACCGCACCGAGGAGTGGGGACATTTTTCGGAATATGTGACGCCACCGCCAGTCGTCCGTCGCAGGTAG